The window TGGATGCCTAAAAAGTGAACATTGGATATGGAATTACAGAATGAGAAAGCTATATATACCAATAACATGCTAACAAGCAGAAAGTTTTCTAATCAAACCATTTAAGAAACTACCCTCCACACTATAACATTGGATATGGAAATACGGAATGAGAAAGCTATATATACAAATTTTGATTTTTCGGTTTAACCgaaaatcaaaacaacaaaaccCGCAAACCGCACCGAAAAAtcgaaatttaataatttaaaaatcgtGCACCGACCGAATAACCAATTAAACTGAAACCGAATAATCGAAATTCACGGTTCGAACGGTTTTTTTCGTTCGGTCGGTATTATGCCCATtcctaaatgacacaacgaatctattccaatttctggaattccattccgaccccgatatcaaaaatttcactaccaaccggaaaacgccaaaatccaatttcgccaattcaagcctaaatctaccacggacctccaaaatacattctaatcatgctcctaagtcccaaatcacctcacgaagttgtccgaaccataaaaaccaagttccgagatcatttacttaCAAGTCAACTTCCCgttaacttttccaactaaagcttcccaaaaagagaccaagtgtctcatttctcaaccactctgaacccaaaccaaccaacgcGATACGatgaaataaaattgaaaaacacataaagaagcagaaatgggggaacagagtggtaactcatgaaacgaccagcagggtcgttacatataggaaccgtcaaatcccgattccgaggtcgtttactcaaaatgttgaccgaagtcaaacttggcattttaatgcaaccttaaggaaccaagtgttctgatttcgatccaaactcttccaaatcccgaaccaaccatccccgcaagtcatgaATCAGTTAAAGCAAGTACAGAAAatcttatttaagggaacgggttctagaaagcaaaacgacaagtcaggtcgttacaaaaaaatacaaaatcatGTCAATATTCACATCTAAAGAAATGGTATATTCATACAATCCAAAAATTGGAATAATCGATCATATGCGCGTAAGGTAACTCCAATACCAAtattatcaaataaaattgagATGATACAAAATGTAAATAGAACTTAAATATTTTGTTGTTTAAACCTGCGAATACTATAAAAATAACCAATATATTTTCATATATTCCCTTTTTATCAAAAGCAAGTGTTCGGTGTGGGTGActgcaattaaaaaaaaataactttcttATCTATTGGCAAgtactactttaaaaaaaaaaaacttaacaaCCGTTGAAACTATATTATTTGTGGTTTCTTGATATATCCATGTCACAATAATAAGTCATATAAACAACTTCGTCATCGGTCAGGTCACTAGGGCCTTACAGAATATAAATTTGGAtctaaattatttttagccgaTGCTGGAATACTTTTTTGGTGAAGAAGGATTAATCTAAATAGTCGCTCAGCTGCaatcacttaaactaaaaatagccgacaaaagtatattatgtgtataatccATGTATAATATGTGTCAAATCATGTATAAGTagtatataatctatgtataccaactagaaaaaataaacaataaatctTATCTACTTGTGTAAAGATACCAATTAATATGGCAAATGCCTACTTGCGAGAAATTTGGAAAGAACATGTAGGTTATGCTTATCTAATTATTTTATTAGTTTCTTTGGATTATCTATCTCCTTTTTCGTAATATGCTTGTTAGAATCATAGAAAGTTATATGTCATCTTAATAAGATGGCAATGACGATTTGTACTCCTATCAAATTGAAAAGCAACATTAAATTTGAAGAAACGACCCTCAATATATCGGATAGAAAGTTACATATTGTGCGCTAGCCCAAGTACAGGGTTagcactctcttttcttttttctttttttggatgGGGTGTGGGGGTGTGGGTGGGGGTGGGGGAATTAATTAGACCTAAAACGACCTTGTTTCCATGAAAAATATAACAAGGGCTTATATTTAAAGCAAATTACAATGCAAAATGAACCAATAGTAACATATGGATTACAAAGTAATATACAGTTAATTCTTAAAAAGATGATTATTTCACGTACAGATTAAATCAATCATATCTTACAGCCACTATATAAGTATATATATCTAGCACACGATATATAATACATGTAGGCACATCATGAGTTTTTCTGCTACGATATTGTTTCCAATGTCTTGATTTATGGTAtatatatcaaaatcaaaaaatctaaaatatatattctatatcaatatcaaaaatagataaaatagcTTGCCACCTAGCAAATATATGTTTAGAAGCAAGATTTGTACATCTTTATGTAAAACAGATTTTGCAGATTTATAATCAATTCTTAACAAAAAATTTTGATTTAATAAATCAGCTTGAAATTTAGAAATGCACAATACAATTGCTAAAATTCTTTTTTAATTGTAGGATaattttttgtgaattattccAATGTTTTGATGCAAATGCTAacaatttgatatatatatatatatatatatatatattctcacaAACTTCACAATTTTAACTACGCTGTTAGTCATCCCATCAATTACTCGTCGATCAAAAAAATGAAACGATAAAGAGAAAAAATTGTGAAATTAAGATAAACAATTAAAAAATACACTTTAGACCTTTGTCTGCATATCGAGCATCATAGTAGATATCACCAAAACATCACATAATACCCCAACCCAAAAAAATGATAAACTAGAATAGCCCCTGCACTAAACTCCTGCTATGTGCAGGATATGGCCGGGAAAGAGAGAAACCATGACCATGTTGGTCTGTTGTAGATAGCCTTATTTTGTATTTCTGCaaaatattatttctgtggtTTATACCTGTGACATCCTAGTCATACGACGACAATTTTTATGGTTGCGcacctttaaaaataaataacacgaactattatttaaaaaaaaaaaatagcagcaGCTTTTATTCAGCCTTCCACTTTCCATTTTCGTAACCATAACCACGTTCAGTGCCATAGTTCTTCACCTTCAAGAGCAAATCTTCCAATCCCTCTTTCAACATTGAAGCCTCTGTGTAGTTCATCTTCTCTATAGGACCCTTGAACCACTCTTGTTGGCTCTCCAACTTCTTATTCTTTTCCTTGAGTTTGCTTTTCAAGTTTAACGCAAAATCCAGTTGATCTTGCAGAGTATTGAGTTGTGTGTTAAGTGTCATAGAATTGGCTTTGCGGAACATCTGGACATACTTGTCATCAATGCCTGGTGATGATGGTGATGGAGGCCTTTCTTCGCCAACATATTTGTCGATGGTTTCATCTACATTTGGATGACCAAAAGAGTAAGGCTTGCTACCTATAGAGCAAGAAGAGAGAAATCAGTAATATAAAATAGGGCAAGAGGAGACAAATTAGTTAATCTACCGTTATAACACCTCCCACGCCAGGTATTCTTTTATGATGCTTTGAAGTTACGAGAGATTTATTATCATGTTCAACATCTTGGATTTGCCTGTTTAATGTATATTTATGCTTAAAAAGTTATATTTGTTGATGCTATATCATGTATATATAGATGACAAAAAAATGTAACTAGGCTTGTAATTACCTGGTGGAAACACGATGATGCCAACTTCAGCACCCGTCATAACGGCAAGCTCATTTGCTTTCTTGAAGACACCATTTCGGCGTTTTGAGAAAGTCACTTGTcgattattttgattttctattttcgcGAGACGAACACTTTTGCGACCCTTAATCAGTCTAGTACTCATTCTCAAGGATAATTATGATATAACTAGTATTTATTACTAAGAATTATTATGTGATATGAACTTTGTAATGTAGAAGCCTAGTATTTATAGAGTTTTCCCAATATTTTTGGCTTTTCAGTTTTGGTAGTTTATATACACAAATCCAGTTCATTTTTGTAGTGTTCACATGTTATGAGGCAAGTAAATTTAGATACTTAATCATAGTGGTGACTGTACTCTCCATTTTTCAAAAGATTTTCAAAACTTACATCTACAATATTGTAATGGTCAAGTCAATTTTCAGGCCCAGGCCCAGACCAGTGGTGATTTGTTATTATGAGATTACTAATATTTGATACTCTCTTAATAACATCTCTTAATTTGCAAATGGATGAATAAGTATCCTAGTTTAGTTtaccattatttttatttttattatctttttaagtttcgaattttttggtaattttcgagtTGTCGCTGAAGATTATGACATGTTTTTATTTATATTCTCTTTccagttatttttaatttttggtaATATTCGAGCTGTCGCGGAAGATTAGGACATGTTTCAATATTCCTAGTTCAGTTTACCATTgcttttctttatatatttttttttttgttattttcctaCTTTTGGTAATATTCGAGTTGTCGCGCAAGATTATAACATGTTTTAATATTTACATCAAATCACTGAAGATTTACATGGCAGTTATCATTTACATACAGTTTAATCATGTAAACAtagttaattaatatatataatcaCCTCAATTTATTACTTATCCATATAAACGGATGCAATTTGGTACAAGCACCAATATATGGATATATAATCAAGCTTTTTCCTCTTACATATGGGCATAATTAGAAATATAGTTTCAGGGAAGCAATTActataaatttcttttttttttctttttgtgataATGGAGAAATCCACGTAAAACCAGTGACGACGTTCAGAACTCGGGGGGTaaatttctttccttccttttcttATTCTACTAAATACATTGTAGTCTCTTTAATTATCTATTGACTCTAATATAAGACCTAGAGTCACCGTGATTTTTTATCAATTTATTCAATTCCCTACCATCACTAAAAGCTTACTATGATTTAAGATTTAGATGCTTCAAACACGTATtgataagaaaatacaaaatcaTGTCAATATTCACACTTTAATAAACGGTATATTCATACAATCCAAAAATTGGAATAGTCGATCACATGCGTGCAAGGTAACTCCAATACCAATATTATCAAACAAAATTGAGATGATACAAAATGTAAATAgaacttaaagcttttgttgtTTAAACATGCGAATACTATAAAAATAACCAATATATTTTCATATATTCCTTTTTTACCAAAAGCAAGTGTTCGGTGTGGGTGACTGCAattaaaaaatagttttcttATCTATTGGCAAgtactactttaaaaaaaaacttatcaACCTTTGAAATTTTACTATTTGTGGTTTCTTGGTATATTCATGTCACAATAATAAGTCCTATAAACTACTTCATTATTAGTCAGGTTACTAGGGCCTTACAGAATATAAGTTTGgatctaaattatttttaaatgttGATGCAATGCTTTTTTTTGGtaaagaagaattaacctaaatagtcgcTCTCCACAATTACTTAAAAATAGCTGCCAGAAGTATATTACCTGTATAATCCATGCATAATATGTGTCGAatcatatataatttatatataatctatgtataccacCTAGAAATTATAAACAATAAATCTAACGACTATTTCTGCAAAGATACCAATTAATATGGCAAACGCCTACTTGCGGGAAATATTGGAAAGAACATGTAGATTATGCTTATCTAATTATTTTATTAGTTTCTTTGAATTATCTATCTCCGTTTTTGTAATATTCTTATTAGAATCATTGAAAGTTATATGTCATCTTAATAAAATGGCAATGTTAGATTTATACTCCTATCAAATTGAAAAGTAACATTAAATTTGAAGAAACGACCCTCTATATATCAGATAGAAAGTTATATATTGTACGCTAGTCCCAAGTAAAGGGTtagaactcttttctttttcttctttttttttttttgggggggagggaggggggcACATGGAGGAGAGTTAGACCTAAAACGGCCTTGTTTCCATGGAAAATATAACTAAGGGCTTAGATTTAAAGTAAATTACAATGCAAAATGAATCAATAATAACATATGGATTACAATGTAATATACAGTTAATTCTAAAAAAGATGATTATTTCACGTACAAATTAAATTAATCACATCTTGCAGCCACTATATATATAAAAGCAGTTCTCACAAACTTCACAATTTTAACTAAGAGGTCCTTTCGTTACTTCTTTAGAAGAAATTATAGATATATGCTAAGAACTTAAGTAATGTAGTTAATATTTACCCACACCGAGTTATCACTAGCAATGAGGATAAATCTACATGTAATTGtctatctatatataataaaataacctTAGATACTTAAAACCACCATGTCTCTATATGGTTGATTCTTGTTGGAATTTAAACGAGGGCGCTCTACCACTTTATGGTAAGTTAAAGAAATGAGTAACaccattcaaaaatataaaacttTAAGGCACAAAAGGATGGAATAGCGGGACAAACATAAAACATACTgataatattataaataactCCACCCTTACGACAACACACTGGACTGATCACTTACATAGCTATTGTTTGAACTCATTGAATTCCTaggtcacgacccggattttcaccctcgggagtcgtgatggcgcctactaatgaaagttaggcaagccaaacgtttgaacaaattacctttttcccatttttaattCTTCAACAAATGTGAATTAACAGTTTATGAACTGCGGAAATTAAACAAGCGGAAGAAACAATTAAACCATCTAAATAGTTCCAATACGATTTCTTAAACAaaaactacccagaactggtgtcacaacttcacagacggtctaggaatactacaaacaaagtctcaaaaataaataatacattgtttctgaaatacacaaatgaaacaggatgaagggatagagggagacgccagggtctgcggacgcctgcaggactaccttggatctccgtatggactgaaggcagccacccaaagctaaggtccaaaagttGTTACGCCGGGATCTGTacacagtgcagagtatagtatcagcataaccgaccccatgtgttggtaagtgcctaacctaacctcggtgaagtagtgacgaggctaggaccagactaccaagtaAACTTGTGCAATTagatcatatacagcggaaagtagAAGCAGGAATGTATAGTTAataatgggagggggaaacatgttgcagGGAAACATCAAttaagaatagaaagacaacaagtAAATACGAGGAACATTATatctcaattatcaacaagaaccagaaatcaaacaagtgcacggcatcacccttcatgcttttactctcgtcctcaccataaaatcaatataatcggcatggaatagtacatcgtgtggcacggcaccacccttcgtgctttacactcttcctcagaAAAATCAtaaatggcatcacccttcgtgctttaacactttcttaccaaaataatacacggtatcacccttcgtgctttaacactcttcctcacccaaaaaacaatcacaagcaataaggcaaggaaataaataaaattgcataaaatcccggcaaggaaacaatagttcaacaataaaatcccgtcaagggaacaatgtcaaaagcatcaacatcccggcaagggagatagcattaaaagcaacaacatcccggcaagggagacaatataataattctcttctctttttcacttttacttcataacttgagccaatgctctataaggttcaattgtcaattatacttccacaattcattatacaacttgagccaacgctcttcaatacTCAAATACCactattacttccacaaactttacccgacaatagaaatcatcacaaaagggcatgaacaatacaaacggagtcaaaataatcataatataagactcacgggcatgattgacaccaacgtatagatactcatcaccatgcttATGAGttgtactcaacaaataacacatagcaaataggacacaactcctaatccctcaagctaaggttagaccaaacacttaccttgatgccacgaacataattcaagtctcaactatcgctttacctcttgattccaccaccaattcgctcgtatctagccacaagttacttaactatgtcaataaatgctaaatgaatcaattccaacgcatgaaaataggttttataaattttttcccaaaacttcaaaaatttcccccgggcccacatggtcaaaatccgaggttcgaaccaaaacccaattacccattcccctacgaacccaaatatataatttgttttgaaatcggacctcaaatcgaggtccaaatcccaaaaatttgaaaaacctaggttctacccaaaacactcaatttctcccttgaaaatcattgattttgagttgaaataatgtgaaaagatgttaaagattaaagaaaacgagttagaaatgacttacaatcgatttagaagagaagttgtctttgaaaaatcgcccaagagtgttttggttttgaaagggtttgaaaaatggaagattttcggctaagttataaatttgcaggtcgcagatgtcgcaattgcgaccagggttcgcaattgcgaacccttcagaagtttgctaccttcgcatttgcgatactgccttcgcatttgcgacaattacttcgcatttgcgaccaaggcagcccaggccacttctcgcatttgcgactcattgctcgcatttgcgagccaggcttcgcaaatacgaagtctGCAGGCCTGCAACATATCAGCAAATTCCTAAGTGCAAATTaaactccgtggcctatccaaaactcacccgagccctcgaggctccaaaccaaacatgaacactaacctaagaacatcatacggacttgatcgtgcaatcaaatcatgaaaataacatgtaaaactatgaattaaacctcaaaactcatcattttcatcaagaacacttaaagttcataactcttcaaccagAAGTCCAAATCACGTTaaataaactccatttttcaccaaGTTTCACAGGCTCGACTTAAATCActtataagacctgtaccgagctccaaaaccaaaatacgggccagaTACCATCAATTCCAAAcatttttcatttccaaaactcatatttatttcaaaaaataattttctttaaaaattcatttttttggcttgggacctcggaattcgatttcgggcatacgcccaagtcccatattttcctacggaccctccgggaccgtcaaatcacggatctgggtccatttacccaaaatattgatcgaagtcaacttaaattcattttaaaggaaaaattcatcattttcacagatttttacaTAATGGCTTTTCGACTACGCACCccgactgcgcacgcaaatcgaggtaagacagaaaaagatttttaaggcctcggaacacagaatttatttctaaaataagtgatggcctaaaacaaccgttcgtcctcgaacggacataagaaggaagtacctgagtcggggaaaagatggggataatggctaTACATATTGGattcggactcccaggttgatgcctcagcaggctgacctctccactgaacatgaactgaagggaaactcttcgatctcaactgacgaacttgccgatctagaatagctaccagctcctcctcataggacaagtccttgtccaactggagaatgctgaaatctaacacgtgggatggatcgtcgtgatacttccgaagcatggatacatgaaacactggatgcacgactgataagctcggcagcaacgcaagtctgtaagccacctctcccactcgatcaagaatctcaaacaggtcaatgaacctagggctaagcttgcgtttctttccaaatctcatcacgcccttcataggcgacacccgaagcaatactcGTTTACCGACCATGAATGCTAAATCTCGAACCTTActgtcgacataactctttttcctggactgatctgtacgaagcctatcttgaatgatcatgaccttgtccaaggcatcctatactagatctgtacccaataatcgatcctctctcggctcaaaccatccaaccgacgaccgacaccgcctactgtacaaagcctcataaggagccatttggatactcgattggtagctattgttgtaggcaaactctgctaaaggcaaaactgatcccacgagcctccaaaatcaatgacacaagctcggaacATATCAGCAAATTCCTAAGTGCAAATTTCACTctatggcctatccaaaactcatccgagccctcgaagctccaaaccaaacatgcatactaacctaagaacatcatacggactttctcttgcaatcaaatcatgaaaataacatgtaaaactatgaattaaatctcaaaactcatcattttcatcaagaacaatTAAAGTTCaaaactcttcaaccggaagtccaaatcacatcaaataaactccatttttcaccaaatttcacaagctcgacttaaatcacatataagacatgtaccagctccggaaccaaaatacgggcccgataccatcaaattccaaacacttttcatttccaaaaactcaatatttatttcataaaataattttctttaaaaattcatttctttggcttgggacctcggaattcgattccgggcatacgtccaagtcccatattttcctacaaaccctccgggaccgtcaaatcacgggtccggaacgtttacccaaaatattgactgaagtcaacttaaatttattttaaagataaaattcatcatttttcacaaattttcacatgatggctttccggctacgcgcccggactgcacatgcaaatcgaggtga of the Nicotiana tabacum cultivar K326 chromosome 7, ASM71507v2, whole genome shotgun sequence genome contains:
- the LOC107796914 gene encoding agamous-like MADS-box protein AGL62; the protein is MSTRLIKGRKSVRLAKIENQNNRQVTFSKRRNGVFKKANELAVMTGAEVGIIVFPPGSKPYSFGHPNVDETIDKYVGEERPPSPSSPGIDDKYVQMFRKANSMTLNTQLNTLQDQLDFALNLKSKLKEKNKKLESQQEWFKGPIEKMNYTEASMLKEGLEDLLLKVKNYGTERGYGYENGKWKAE